In a single window of the candidate division WOR-3 bacterium genome:
- a CDS encoding methyltransferase domain-containing protein — translation MKLRHPMDYSRAKTRREVLIRQRRDLWTPEQVESLASHFRLRPGMKVLDAGCGFGYAMRTWGRFCMPGGELVGLDRDPKLLAQAVRFCRKEGLARAARFVTGDIYKMPFEENNFDLALAHVVFCHLAEPEKALDEMIRVTRRGGCVAVFDNAMTGSASSGWFSWSDPTVGERILAYEVGVRMMEGRRRLGFGDWSVGCYMPARMEARGMENVGVRMNERVVWIAPPYRSPEQQVAYQNMRERLKEPSRFRLSKRDIEQMRAGSLSRSKFVRNHRRGRSATRNLRKAIRSRTAASAWSSPFWCIWGFKP, via the coding sequence GTGAAGCTCAGGCATCCAATGGACTACTCGCGGGCGAAGACTCGGCGTGAAGTCCTCATCCGTCAGCGTCGGGATTTGTGGACCCCGGAGCAGGTCGAGAGTCTGGCTTCGCACTTTCGACTCAGGCCCGGGATGAAGGTGTTGGATGCAGGCTGCGGGTTTGGATACGCCATGCGAACCTGGGGAAGATTCTGCATGCCCGGCGGCGAGTTGGTCGGACTGGACCGGGACCCGAAGCTGCTCGCTCAGGCTGTGCGGTTCTGCAGGAAGGAGGGGCTGGCGAGAGCAGCGCGGTTCGTCACTGGCGATATCTACAAGATGCCCTTCGAGGAAAACAACTTCGACCTCGCTCTGGCTCACGTCGTCTTCTGTCACTTGGCCGAGCCGGAGAAGGCACTGGACGAGATGATACGAGTGACGAGACGGGGTGGCTGCGTCGCGGTGTTCGATAACGCGATGACAGGCAGCGCCAGTTCGGGCTGGTTCAGCTGGTCGGATCCGACCGTTGGTGAGCGAATTCTGGCGTACGAGGTCGGAGTACGGATGATGGAGGGACGGCGCAGACTTGGCTTTGGCGATTGGTCCGTAGGTTGTTACATGCCGGCTCGGATGGAGGCACGCGGCATGGAGAATGTCGGCGTACGCATGAACGAGCGGGTTGTCTGGATAGCGCCACCCTATCGCTCGCCCGAGCAGCAGGTCGCCTACCAGAACATGCGGGAACGCCTGAAGGAGCCGTCCAGGTTCAGGTTGAGCAAGAGAGATATCGAGCAGATGCGGGCGGGCAGCCTGTCTCGCAGCAAATTCGTGCGAAACCATCGGCGAGGGCGCTCTGCGACGCGTAATCTCCGGAAGGCGATCCGGAGCCGTACCGCGGCATCCGCATGGTCCAGTCCGTTCTGGTGTATCTGGGGCTTCAAGCCCTGA
- a CDS encoding formate--tetrahydrofolate ligase produces the protein MQVAVGSPSWRSWRFLFCSECGGNVLSDIEIAQRAKLRPIAEIAAGLGITDPNLILPNGNYKAKLSVRLLDQLNDRPVGKLVLVTAVTPTKYGEGKTTVSTGLSMAFNRLGRKSIAVLRQPSLGPVFGIKGGAAGGGYSQVLPMEDINLHFTGDFHAVTAAHNLLSAMLDNSIHFDNPLRIDGREIAFPRTIDMNDRVLRMMVVGLGGRADGPAREDSCVITAASEVMAILALALNRADLKQRLARILVAQSYDDKPITANDLGATGAMAVLLKDAIKPNLVQTTENTPALIHAGPFANIAHGTASIISINAALRLSEYAVVEAGFGSDLGAEKFVDIVAPLAGWNVAACVLVATVRAMKHQGGAKDAKKGTLTHLWKGLENLRRHIGNCRTFGFEPVVALNRFEADTDDDLELVKRYCNEHGVACEVSTGFTEGGKGCEDLAQAVVKQIQEKPGQNKPVYDNAAKVEAKIEAVAQKIYGADRVVYTPRAERDLKRIYMLGYDKMPVCIAKTPLSFSDDPECVGACEGFRIVISAVHIRAGAGYLVPVAGEIELLPGLAKKPNALKIDIADDGKLSGLS, from the coding sequence ATGCAGGTTGCAGTGGGGAGTCCGTCTTGGCGTTCTTGGCGGTTCCTCTTCTGCTCAGAATGTGGAGGAAATGTGCTGAGTGATATTGAGATTGCACAGCGGGCGAAGCTGAGGCCGATTGCCGAGATTGCAGCCGGGCTCGGAATCACCGACCCGAATCTGATTCTGCCAAACGGGAACTACAAGGCGAAGCTGTCAGTCAGGCTGCTGGACCAGTTGAACGACAGGCCGGTCGGCAAGCTCGTCCTCGTGACCGCGGTGACGCCGACCAAGTACGGCGAGGGGAAGACCACCGTATCGACCGGTCTGTCGATGGCGTTCAACCGACTGGGGAGGAAGTCAATCGCGGTTCTGCGTCAACCTTCACTCGGGCCGGTGTTCGGCATCAAGGGCGGCGCCGCAGGAGGGGGGTATTCCCAGGTGCTGCCGATGGAGGACATCAACCTTCATTTCACCGGCGACTTCCACGCGGTCACGGCTGCACACAATCTGTTGTCGGCGATGCTGGACAATTCGATTCACTTTGACAATCCGCTGCGGATCGACGGCCGCGAGATAGCCTTCCCGCGCACGATTGACATGAACGACCGGGTGCTGCGAATGATGGTCGTGGGTCTGGGGGGCCGGGCGGATGGGCCGGCGCGCGAGGATAGTTGTGTCATCACGGCGGCGTCGGAAGTGATGGCGATTCTGGCCCTGGCTTTGAACCGGGCCGACCTGAAACAGCGGCTGGCCCGGATTCTCGTAGCCCAGAGCTACGACGACAAGCCGATCACTGCGAACGACCTCGGCGCGACCGGGGCGATGGCTGTGCTGCTCAAGGACGCCATCAAGCCGAATTTGGTGCAGACTACGGAGAACACGCCCGCGCTCATCCATGCCGGGCCGTTCGCCAACATCGCCCACGGTACCGCGAGCATCATCTCGATCAACGCGGCACTGCGTCTGTCGGAGTACGCGGTGGTTGAGGCCGGGTTCGGGTCCGACCTCGGGGCGGAGAAGTTCGTCGACATCGTCGCACCGCTCGCCGGCTGGAACGTCGCTGCCTGCGTGCTGGTGGCGACGGTCCGGGCGATGAAGCACCAAGGAGGAGCGAAGGACGCGAAGAAAGGGACGCTCACGCACCTGTGGAAGGGACTTGAGAATCTGCGCCGGCACATCGGGAACTGCCGGACGTTCGGGTTCGAGCCGGTCGTGGCGCTCAACCGTTTCGAGGCAGATACGGACGATGACCTTGAGCTGGTGAAGCGGTACTGCAACGAACACGGCGTGGCGTGCGAGGTGAGCACGGGATTCACTGAAGGCGGCAAGGGCTGTGAGGACTTGGCGCAGGCGGTGGTGAAGCAGATACAGGAGAAGCCGGGGCAGAACAAGCCGGTGTACGACAATGCCGCCAAGGTTGAGGCGAAAATCGAGGCGGTCGCCCAGAAGATATACGGAGCTGACCGGGTTGTGTATACACCCCGGGCCGAGCGCGACCTGAAGCGCATCTACATGCTCGGTTACGACAAGATGCCCGTCTGTATCGCCAAGACGCCGCTGTCTTTCTCGGACGACCCGGAGTGTGTGGGTGCCTGCGAGGGTTTCAGAATAGTCATTTCGGCGGTCCACATCCGTGCCGGAGCCGGGTATCTCGTGCCGGTGGCGGGCGAGATTGAGCTGCTGCCTGGGCTGGCCAAGAAGCCCAATGCGCTGAAGATAGACATCGCGGACGACGGGAAGCTGAGCGGGCTGTCGTGA
- a CDS encoding DUF1846 family protein, with translation MLSVVTGKNSTSMHAASSLILNAAKQLAGIPDQIHLLSPAVIEAIAGLNRHVLRKRTVSLDLAETLIALSVSATTNPTAHLALERLKDLQGCEVHSTHIPTPGDEEGLRKLGVNLTSDPNFSSHSLFAG, from the coding sequence GTGCTCTCCGTAGTAACTGGCAAGAACTCGACCTCCATGCACGCCGCTTCCAGCTTGATACTGAACGCGGCGAAGCAGCTTGCCGGGATCCCGGATCAAATCCATCTCCTGTCACCGGCGGTGATTGAGGCCATCGCTGGCCTCAACCGACACGTCCTCAGGAAACGGACCGTGAGCCTCGATCTGGCCGAGACCCTGATTGCGCTAAGCGTCAGCGCAACCACAAACCCGACAGCCCACCTGGCACTTGAGCGGCTGAAGGACTTGCAGGGCTGCGAGGTCCACAGCACGCACATCCCCACGCCTGGCGACGAAGAAGGCTTGCGCAAGCTGGGCGTGAACCTGACCAGCGACCCCAACTTCTCAAGCCACAGCCTCTTCGCCGGCTAG